One Deinococcus multiflagellatus DNA window includes the following coding sequences:
- a CDS encoding carbohydrate kinase family protein, producing the protein MTAHTASPPPLVSLGDLTWDVLAKPDTLLLPGGDSTGRIELSGGGSAANLAVWAQRAGYPARFVGKIGRDRFGELATAELRAEGVDAHLTLSAQHPTGVILGLIDRRGQRAMLTGQGADWELLPEEVPTSALAGAAHLHLTAWSLFRDPPQAAALHAAALARAGGATLSLDPGSFQMIQGMGRDNFLQVLSGVPFDILFPNDDEARAMSGCLDREDAMTWFRTQFPHALIVMKLDDEGVLIEGPEQPRVQVPATEDRAIDATGAGDAFGGAFLAGWLAHRDAVKAAQLAVQVGGWVVARFGARPPADDDLRARLRGGRA; encoded by the coding sequence ATGACCGCCCACACTGCATCCCCCCCACCGCTGGTGTCCCTGGGCGACCTGACCTGGGACGTGCTGGCCAAACCCGACACTTTGCTGCTGCCCGGCGGCGACAGCACGGGCCGCATTGAGCTGTCGGGCGGCGGCAGCGCCGCCAACCTCGCCGTCTGGGCCCAGCGTGCGGGTTACCCTGCGCGCTTTGTGGGCAAGATTGGCCGCGACCGCTTTGGCGAACTGGCCACCGCCGAACTGCGTGCCGAGGGCGTGGACGCCCACCTGACCCTGAGCGCCCAGCACCCCACCGGCGTGATTCTGGGCCTGATTGACCGCCGGGGCCAGCGCGCCATGCTGACCGGCCAGGGCGCCGACTGGGAACTGCTGCCGGAAGAGGTGCCCACCAGTGCCCTGGCCGGCGCCGCGCACCTGCACCTGACCGCCTGGAGCCTGTTTCGCGACCCTCCCCAGGCAGCGGCGCTGCACGCAGCGGCGCTGGCGCGCGCGGGCGGCGCGACCCTCAGCCTGGACCCGGGCAGCTTTCAGATGATTCAGGGCATGGGGCGCGACAACTTCCTGCAGGTGCTGTCGGGCGTGCCCTTTGACATCCTGTTTCCCAACGATGACGAGGCCCGCGCCATGAGCGGCTGCCTGGACCGGGAGGACGCCATGACGTGGTTCCGCACCCAGTTCCCGCACGCCTTGATCGTGATGAAGCTGGACGACGAGGGCGTGCTGATTGAGGGCCCAGAGCAGCCGCGCGTGCAGGTGCCCGCCACCGAGGACCGTGCCATTGACGCCACGGGCGCCGGGGACGCCTTTGGGGGCGCGTTTCTGGCCGGCTGGCTGGCCCACCGCGACGCGGTGAAGGCCGCGCAGCTGGCGGTGCAGGTGGGCGGCTGGGTGGTGGCCCGCTTTGGCGCCCGCCCCCCGGCCGACGACGATCTGCGTGCCCGCCTGCGTGGAGGCCGCGCATGA